AGTTAACGAGCATTTGACTGGGTAGATTGTCAAGTGGGGTAGTGAAAGAATCTGATGCCAGGTGGCCTTCATCTCTCCAAAGTAGTGGGTTTTGTAGCTACCTGAGCTTGCTTggactttctccctctctctccagggAAGGGAAGTATATCCCGTTGCCCCAGCGAGTTCGGGAAGGTCCCCGGGGAGGAGTTCGCTGCAGCAGTTCTCGGGGTGGTAGGCCTGGCCTTAGTGCTTTACCTCCTCGTGGCCCTCACCATCTTGACAATAGCAGCCCTGGTCCAGGTTCTGAGGCACGTGGCATCAATGGAGGTGAGTTGCAAAGCAGATGGGGGTTGGGGCAGGGTAATATAAAGTAGAACTAAACGAGATAAAGATGTTGCATTGGTGGATATATAATAATAGGTACTCTGCCTCTTCTtaatttttgtccatctttttttttttctaataggcCCTTCCCGCATGTCCCCTAAGGCACAGCGGCCTCTGAGAGGTGCCAAGACTCTGTCTTCACCCAGCAGTCGGCCTTCTGGAGAAACTTCTGTTCCACCTCCTCCTGCAGGTAAAATTGCAGCAGTGTTAGATGTAGAAGAGGATAGAAATTTGTAGTGGGTATAAATATGTCAGTTGATATGCAGTGCTGGGATGGGAGACAGTTTCAGGATATGAGATCTTTAAGGGGAAGTTGTGTGTATTTTATCCTTTTTGggaaaaaatttttgttttcctagTGCAAAAATCTCAAACTAGTGGTCCATGGGTTGTGTCTGGCTGGCATGTTTTTTGTTTACATTTGAATTAGTTGCCAACATTTTAATACAGAAGTAATATAAAGCTTCCCATTTTTTTGAAATGTGGAAATTCCTGCCAATGCCATGCCTGCTTTGCTGCATAGCTCTAGTGGCTGGCACTGATTCACAACTGCCCCTTTTGGCATGTTGGGCCGCCCGTGAAGCCCTTGCCTGCATAGGTTATCTGCCTTGGCTTTGGTAGGTATTTCAGTTTGTGCCTCTATTACTCGTGGACCTGCAGTAACCATCATACAGCTCTCCCTTGCCTTCCAGTGGGCCGGATGTATCCCCCACGCTCTcccaagtctgccacccctgCCCCAATCTCTGCTTCATGTCCCGAGCCTCCCATCGGCTCAGCAGTGCCAACCTCTTCAGCTTCCATTCCTGTGACATCATCAGTCGTGGATCCTGGAGTGGGCTCCATTTCTCCAGCTTCTCCAAAGATCTCACTAGCCCCCACAGATGGTAAGAGCCAGGTGGGTGAGGGCTGTGGACAGTGAAGTCTTGTTCTGATCAGGAGGTCCTTCAGgtgcttttttcttcttgttcagTAAAAGATCTCCCAACCAAGGAACCTGGGAGAACTCTCGAGCCCCAGGAACTGGCCCGGATAACTGGGAAaggtaaagatttttttttccccacccagATCTTATGCCACTTTGAGAGCATTTCAGTTAAGGAGGTTCAAAGTTTAGAAGCAGACAATGTCTGTTACCCCATTCTCTTTTAGGGGTGATATTCTAATTTCTGGGATTCTCAAGAGCTTCTCTATTCTCCCCCTTGCCTCCCACACCCTGGTCTCTCTGCCCTCTGGGCTATTTGCACTGTGTAGCTACGGTTGAAGAAGAAATGTCTGTTTTCTCCTTTCCGCTGTTTTTTCATAGTTCCTGGCCTTCAGAATGAACAGAAACGATTTCAACTGGAAGAACTGAGAAAGTTTGGGGCCCAGTTTAAGGTGAGAGATAGGAGTGTGGAAATGAGCTAGAAAGTTAATTAGCAGAATAGAGGAGTGTGAAGGGCTCACACAAAACGCAGAGGACTAGGTGGGATGGAAGAGATGAGGTCAAGCAAGGATGAAATAAGGAAGCATGAGGTTCTGAGGAAGCCAAAGATCTGAAAGCAACTGCCAGCAGAATGTGCCACGCTCTAAACTCAGAGTATCTTCAAAAGCAAATCCCTTTAGACTCCAGAGACTTCTTTGGTTTTGAAGAATGGACTCTGCCTTACAAAGATTTCCCAAACTGTTTTTCATTTATCAGTAAAAGTTCACAGGAGAGAATTGTGGAACCCTGTACAGACTCTGAACCTTTAACAAAGGTGTCAAACTATAAATGTATCTATTTTTGTCAGCCTTGATTATCTACCAAACTGAACTTCCACAAAATTGTGTTTTTAAAGGGTAATCTGTATATAGACTGGTAGTAAGTAgcatacaatacaatacaatacaatatttggtcttaaaaaaatttaaggaagcaGGGCCTGGGATCCGGACTGGACAGCACAAGATATTTGCTTCTCTCATTCCAGCTTCAGCCCAGTAGTTCCCCTGAGACGAGCCTGGATCCTTTTCCTCCCCGGATCTTAAAGGAGGAGGccaaaggaaaggagaaggaggTTGATGGTCTGTTGACTTCAGAGCCCATAGGGTCCCCAGTTTCTCCGAAGACTGAGTCTGTATCTGATAAGGAGGAGAAACCACCCCTGCCACCAACAGGAGCCAGTGAGGGGCCAGAGCAGCCCCCACCGCCTTGTCCAAGCCAAGCCGGCAGCCCCCCAGTGGGCCTCATCAAGGGTGATGACAAGGATGAGGGCCCTGTTGCTGAGTGAGTGGAGTGGGGAGCTGGGCGGATGTCAGGGGTGCTGCAGGGTAAGCCATGAGGATTTACTTCATTTTCTCTCATAGACAAGTAAAGAAGTCAACATTGAACCCCAATGCCAAGGAGTTCAATCCCACAAAACCTCTGCTGTCTGTGGTGAGATGGGATGGAAGAATGTGGGCTTTGGTTTCCATGGGGGGGGGTTGTTTGGGAGAGAGGGAGTAGTACAGCAAGAGAAGGGAGCATTTGAGCAGTTGTTAGGTTGTAAGAGGAGACACTCTAAATGTGTAGGGATAATAGCAGTTGGGCTGGTTTTAGGGAATGTGGAGACAGGTCTCCAGGGTTGGGGGGCAGGGAATCCTGATTTTATCTGGTTTCTCTCTGGGACTTAGTGTTTGGTTCAGGGAGTTTTTGAATTGGGGGGGTTATGAGCTTAAGCTACATTCAAGCACTGACttggcctcagcccctcccctgaCAAGCATTGTGAACTTGGACAAGCCACTTtatctctctgcctcagtttcttctacTGTAATTTGAGGCTTAACAGATAAAGCATAAAATGTGTTTGGCACGCAGTACTCCATGTATTCTAACTGTTAACAACCATGGAAGAGGAGAGTACAAAAATGATTAAATCTCCTCCCTTGTCCGTCACAGAACAAATCCACTAGTACCCCAACTTCTCCGGGACCCCGGACTCATTCAACTCCCTCTATTCCGGTGCTGACAGCAGGCCAGAGTGGGCTGTATAGCCCCCAGTACATCTCCTACATACCTCAGATCCACATGGGGCCAGCTGTGCAGGTAAGAGACTGGTTGGGCATGGAAGAGGTGCGGGGTTTGGTTGGGCCAGCTGGGTCACCAGCTCAGGCTTGTTTTCCTGGGCATTTGTAAGTAGGTCGTTTAGCTCCGTCTGTTTTTTTCCTGTAGGCACCTCAGATGTATCCATATCCTGTATCTAACTCAGTTCCTGGGCAGCAGGGCAAGTACCGGGGAGCAAAAGGTAAGCAGCGTTGGGAGGGGTAGTCAGTGGGGCTGCCCAGTGCCTTCTGGCAGATGGAGCTTGAGCTCCGGACTATTTTCCCCCCACTCCCAGGCTCCCTGCCCCCCCAGCGCTCAGACCAACACCAGCCAGCCTCAGCCCCTCCGATGATGCAggccgctgctgctgctggtccacCTCTGGTGGCTGCCACACCCTACTCTTCCTACATCCCCTACAACCCACAGCAGTTCCCAGGCCAGCCTGCCATGATGCAACCCATGGCCCACTACCCCTCGCAGGTGACTGGGGCATGTGGGGACATAGGGGTACAGATCCTGCTAGGGATCCTTTCTTCATCTCTGAGACACAGGAGCGCACAGTTTTGGGGCAGGCTGTGTTCTGCCTAGTGTTGGCCAGTGGTGGCATTAGTGTTATCAGACTTCTGCTTAGATGCTGTCTCTTGAGTCAGTGAACATCTAAGCCTTAGTTTCTCCTCTGTGAAGTGTAGATAAAGCAGCATTTCATTGTCAGGATTCATGGAATGTTTAATTTAGGTAGCTGTGACCAGGCCAAAGTGTTACTGTGCACAGGTTGATCTGACAGGAGGTCATGTCTCCCAAATCACCTGTGCCAACCACTCCTCTCTATCATGCCCGCCAGCCGGTGTTTGCCCCCATGCTTCAAAGCAACCCGCGCATGCTGACTTCGGGTAGCCATCCCCAGGCCATCGTGTCATCCTCAACCCCTCAGTATCCTTCTGCAGAGCAGCCTACCCCCCAAGCCCTCTATGGTGAGTTCTCTGCCCGCTGCCCGcctcccttcctgcctctgcTCTGGGTTGTGCTCCTTGGCCACTGGGCAGCCAGCACTGATCTCTCTCCATCTCCTGCTGTAGCCACTGTTCACCAGTCCTATCCACACCATGCCACGCAGCTCCATGCCCACCAGCCGCAGCCGGCTACCACACCTACTGGGAGCCAGCCGCAGTCCCAGCACGCAGCCCCCAGTCCCGTCCAGGTGCCTGCCGTGGGGGATCTGAGAGGTTGGGTCAGGGATGGGTGGCTGGAATGGAGGGGTAGAGCTAGGAGTCATCCCACACTGGAGGAGAAGCAGGGGTCAGTGGGTGCTCAGCCTGAGTGGCACTCACCCTTTCCTCCTCCTGACAGCACCAGGCGGGGCAGGCCCCACACCTGGGCAGTGGACAGCCACAGCAGAATCTGTACCACCCAGGGGCCCTGACAGGCACACCGCCCTCTCTGCCACCGGGACCTTCTGCCCAGTCCCCTCAGAGCAGCTTCCCCCAACCAGCCGCTGTGTATGCCATCCATCCCCACCAGCAGCTGCCCCACGGCTTCACCAACATGGCCCACGTCACCCAGGTAAGAGCCCAAGGTACCTATTTCCCCTGGGTATATTCTGCCACAACCACATGAGCCATGGGACTATCTCCTCTGCATCCTTGGTGCCGCCTTTGCTTGCTGCTTCCTGGGAAGCCACAGTGCTTCCTGACACCAAATTTCCCAGACAGAGCTTGGGTTTCTGCGGTACTCCCGGCTACTTTTTGTTCTTTGCAGGCCCATGTCCAAACTGGAATCACAGCAGCCCCGCCCCCTCACCCTGGGGCTCCCCACCCGccccaggtgatgctgctgcACCCACCCCAGAGCCATGGGGGGCCCCCCCAAGGCGCGGTGCCCCAGAGCGGGGTGCCTGCACTCTCAGCTTCCACACCCTCACCCTACCCCTACATCGGACACCCCCAAGGTGAGCAGCCTGGCCAGGCGCCTGGATTTCCAGGAGGAGCCGATGACAGGATTCGTGAGTTCTCGTTAGCTGGGGGAATTTGGCATGGAAGAGCTGATGGGCTGCAGGTGGGGCAGGATGCACGGGTTCTGGGTGGGGAGTGAGGGGTCTTGGAGGCAGGGCTGTCCCACTGGGCGCCCGCCGACCTGCACCTGTCTGTGAAGTATGTAGGGTGGGCAGAAGCCACAGCCGCCGCCGCCAGGGGCTTGCTCCTGGCTCTGTCCTTTGCTTCCCTCCGTCCTCGCTCAGTTGTGATCCAgcagcccccctccccactgcctcCCCAGCTCTCAGTGACCCCGACTGTCTCCTGACTTAGCCGAGGTAAGGTCAGCGCAGCAGACAGGGCCAGGCTGGGGTGTGGGGGGCTGAGCTGGGCACACAAGTAAGGGCTCTGGCTCACTGGGAAACAGCGATTGACCTGTGCTTCTGACAGCCCCATGAGACACCTTGAGGAGGCCGCTCCTACCCAAACatgccccccacaccccccactggACGGCATTGGATGAAGGGACAGCTGCTTGGGTTCTAATGCTcctgctctcttctctttcccctccaACCAGTTCAATCTCATCCCTCCCAGCagctccccttccaccccccggGGAACTGAAGATTGTCCTGGCCGCGACCTGAGACCTCCATGAGTGGAGGGAAGAGTGACCTATGTCTCTTCCCCCAGCAGCCCGGACCAGTCCCAGCCCCCCAATCCTCCCTTTTCCCCCTGGGGAGCTGGGGAATTCCTGTCAAGCACCTTGAATTGGGAGGGGCCTCCaagtgggcaggggcagggtccAGCGGGGTGGGGGGTTCCTGCTCTGACCCTGCCCACTCCCACCATCTTGCCCTCCCATCCTCTCATTTATCCCCCGCTGGAGACGGAagatcttttattttctattatttataaCCTGAGACTTGGGCCCCCTGTTCTTTCTTCCCATTAACTTGAGTGACCTGcgtgagagacagacagacagatgccCCACAAGGATGGTTGGACAAggacttttactttttattacataaaaaatattaaaaaaaaataataataaaaataaaattttaaactaacTTAACCTTCCTGtagtttcctctttggagaattgGACAGGGTCTAGGTCTCAGCCTTTCCTGGGCTGGATCCTGGAGGTGGGGGGCCTGGGACCTTCACTTGAGGGGGAGCTGGAGCTTATGGGCATTTTATGTGCTATCAGTACCACCTTTATCTTGTCATGTTTGTTCCCTGCCGTGGAAAAATTATATACAATTTTTCAATCTAGTTTGATAAGGGAAACTGATCAGGGTTTTCTGCTGTTCATTTGAGAGTGGGTTCCAGACTGTGCTGAGGGTGTGGAGTAGGTGAcaggttctgaatagccagatgACAGGGCAGACGTGTCCACAGGATGGCAGTGTGGCAGGAAGGCCGGAGGCTGGGTCCCTATCCTGGCTGTGCTGCAACTACTACATAAGTCAGAGAAACAATGACTTTTCTCACTTTGTCACCTCTAAACAGGCTTTAGCTTGACATGTGGCCACCTGAAACTTTGTTTCATGAATTCTATCCACCTCTTCATTGAGAAGCATTTTCATCTTTTCTGCCCATTGGAACTAATGGCGTGAGTGGTGCCCACTGAAGGGTCTTGTGGCTGAGAGCTTTATGGAAAGGTGAAGTTGCTATTGGGAGAAGGCATAGGACCGGGGCGTGGAGCCAGGTTTAGGGGGCCAGGCTGTTAAACTAGAGGGTTACTGACAAAGCCAGAAGAGCCAGTCGGGGGAAGTAGAATTGTCTCCAGAGCAGgtggtgggtttttgtttttgttttttttaaacaaggaagCTGTTTGGAATTAGGTGGCTTTGACCTTGACctcggtttttttttttactgtaaaatGGGAGTGGTAGTAGGCGTATGGTTGGAGCACAGGTGCTCAGTGGTAGGAGTATTTCAGCTGGGCCCAAAGCCAGAGGAAATGGGCTGAGACCAGAGCAGGAAGAATGAAGGTTAGCTGCCAGGGCACAATCCCTAGGGTGTGAGGTAAGTACTGGGTTTGGGGAGATGTGCCTAAAGAGAAGGGTCTCCTGACAGAGAAGTGGTAAAAGGGATTATGTTTGGCAGCATGTGGCTGCTGAAAACAGGCAGGATTGGGCTCCCAAGAAAGCTGCTTCCAATGAGGAATTGGGCTGGGGACATGGGTTAGAGTTGGAAAGCCTTCCATTGGGCTTAGAATGTCTGAAGTGCAGCACAATTTACAAGACTCTAGCAGTGATAAGTGCAGGTAATACTAAGTACTTTTTATGCTACATGGCAGGACTGCAGATGGGTTAcaatttgtcctttttatttctaaggGCAGCAGTCCGCACTGAAAGGGAACTTGGCTTTCACCCAGGCAGGAATTCCCTCTGTGATACTCAACATCAGGGTAAAGCacataaaattactttttttagcCAAGTCCTCCCTCCAGTCCAGCTCCCCTCTAGCCTGCTGATGAGTTGCCCTCTGCTCTGGAGACCCAGATCAGAGTTCCTCAAATAGATCTCAGCTTGGGCCCAGACACTCCTCTGGGCTGCTCATTATGGACATTTTGTCTGCATCCAAGCTTGGAAGAGATGCCCATTAACCCCTGCTGAATTTTACCCGTTTTGTTTGGGGTCAGCATCCTGGCGGTCTTGGTCATTTCAGGTTTTATCTATCCAGCATTTTAATCCCTACATATTTAATAATTAAGCCTTTAATTTTCAATCCCACTAAATGTTGAAAATGTTAATTCTATAATTTCTAACCCCTTTGCTTGGAATTGAGTGTACAGCAGTGATAATCTGTTGAAAGTAACACTTCCAGGAACAATTACCTAACTTGCTAAGATTATATGTATTTCATTAAGTACTTACATGCTGGGtctaaaagcaaacaagaaaattagaCTTTACAGCTTCTGCCATAAAAGTGAATTTAGTTAATTAATATGGCTCTGGGATGCTCCACAAGCTCCTCATCACAAGTTCCCTTTTGTACCCTGCTGTCCTCTCTGGCTTACACACGAGACACAGGCTAGTCTACTATTCACAGAACAGTTTATTGGCCTACCCCAGCTGGCAGGCAACCCCTGCTGAACAGAGAGTGTCTCCTGCTATTCTCTGCTGGTTGATGAGGACTTCAGCTTGTGCTTAGGGACACCAGAAACAGCAGGAGACTGGCCAGTGCAGCCCCAATGCAGGAGAGCCTGAGAAGTCCACAGGCTCAACCCCACTTGAGGTTATTTTCCTCTTCAGTCATGGCTAAGGTGTCAGTGACCAGGCCAGTGCCAATGGTCCGGTTGCTGTCTCGCAAGGTGAAACGCTGACCCTTTTCTAAGATCATTGGCTGCCGCAAGATGAGGTTCAGCTTCAGATCCTCCCCAGGCATGGCGAGCTCCTagagggggaagagaaaggaatgaCAACTGGCCTTTGGGGTGTCTTCATGCCCCTGTCTGCTGCCTACAGTGGAGGTTAAGATCTGTGGGAGGATACAGCAGGTGATATTGGGCCAGACGCAAAGGCAGGAAAGCCTGAAAGGAGCCAGTGATCTGTGCTCCCAAGGAATGTTCTCATGAGATTTAGGGAAGTATGGGTTATACAGGTGTTGCAGAGAAGCTCAAGTAATGAACTTTTCCAAGTTTCCTGGGGATATATGCTGGTAGGGCTAAGCTTCTAGCCTACTTCAGCCCAGGGTAGACTGGATCATTCCCTCTAAATCCACTGGTCCAGAACCTTCCACCTTCTTGGCCTACATCATCAGCTAGCTTCTCTCCACCCCAGGCAATCAAGTTACCCAGTGCCCTCCCGCTCCACTCCCTTCATATCTTCCCATCCCCACATACCTTTCCTGGGGGCAGGATGACACGACAGGCCATGTCCCAAGTCAGGGAGAACATGATAGGAATGAAGTGGGACACAAAGGGCTTGTGGCGGCCACCCTCCTCCTTGCTGAGGACATAAACCTGGAGAGAAGAGGGGGAAGTGGAGCTGGGCTTGGTGGGAAGCCCTAGCAACTTGGCTTAGCCCCATCCACCAGCCCCTGGAGCTCACCTGGGCCTCCACCTTCTGGGAGGGCTGGATAGAGCCTGGCTTAGCCATAACCAGGCCACGCCTCAAGTCTTCCCGCTTCAAGCCTCGGACCAGGGCCCCGAGGTTAtcccctgcctctgccctctcCAGGCTCTTGTGGAACATCTCAATGCCTAGGAGAgatgagagaaaggaaggagaaagacaaGGGAGGAGGGTctgtggcagagggaaagcaCAAAGATGTGCCAGGGGAGAGAGAAACCTGGGGCCAGGCCCTGGGTGCTGAGGCTTTCTTTCCATACCTGTCACCACAGTGCGAATGTTCTTGTTGTGTCCCAGGAACTCACACTCATCTCCCTTCTTTAAAATGCCACGCTCCAGTGTACCTGCCACTACTGTGCCCCGGcctgggagggaagaggagaggatgTCGGGGACACTGGGCTCGGCTCTTGGAGAGGGGGTATGAATGAACATGGTCCTCACCAGGAACAGAATAAACTGACTCTATAGGTAGCAGGAAGGGCTTTTCCAGGTCCCGGGTGGGCACTGGGATGTAAGTGTCCACAGCATCCAGCAGCTTCAGCACTGACTTCACGCCTAGCTCAGGGTCACGTTGCTGGAAGGAGAAGGTGACAGACTAGAAGCTTCATTCTGCTCCCTTTTCCTATACCAAGAGCCACTCCCCAGACTCAGGGTAGGGCTCCATCTGCCCAACCAGCCCCATTCTCCACCAGCAacccctgctgcccccaccctcACACCTCgagggcacagagagcagagccTATGATGACCGGTGTTTCCTCCCCTTTGTAGCCAAACTCAGTGAGCAGTTCACGGATCTCCAGCTCAACAAGCTCCACCATCTCAGAGTCCTGGACAGCATCTGCCTTGTTCACATATACCACAATGTGCTCCACCCCGATCTGGaaacagggagagaaagggaaggtgTCCCGAGTAGCTCAACCCCCCACTCTTTCCCTTTCCAGCCCCACCTGGGCTCTGCGTACCTGTTTGGCCAGTACTAGGTGCTCTCGGGTCTGGGGCATGGGGCCATCATTGGCTGCCACCACCAGGATGCAACCGTCAAGGGGGGCGGTACCTGTGATCATATTCTGGGTGGAGGAAACAGAACCCTCAGCCAGGTCAATGACCTCCTCAGCTCCATATCCATCTGGCCAAGCTATCTCCTGATCACCCATGGCCACAAACCCATACATCTCCACTATCAACCTCTTCCTCCCAAGCCTAACATTTATCCTGACAGTAagcagcccctggccctggccctgcatTGCCCAGCAACTCTCTCACCTTTACGTAATCTGCGTGACCCGGGCAGTCCGTATGGGAATAGTGGCGGGTGGCGGTGCTATATTCCACGTGGGCGGCGTTGATTGTGATCCCCCGAGCGCGCTCCTCTGGTGCATTGTCAATCTCCTCATACTTCTTAAATTTGGCTCCACCTCCCTCGGCCAGAACTAACGCAGGGAAGAAAACACACCCCTCAGCTAAAGTTCTGGAGCTGGAAGCAGGGTTCAGGCCACGCCTCTAGGTCCCTCCCACCTAAACAAATGATAGTCTGGGAGaaatctctctccctccctcaaaTCTCCAACCCTTCCAGCAGAGGTAATTTTGGGTCAGACAGAAACGTTAAAAGGCCTCGGGTCAGTTCTGAGATTTCTCCAAGGTAGAGCCTCCGCTTACAGGCTAGAGAGTTCCCCAATTATGCATCGCAAAGTTCTTCGGGTGCAGGGGACCTCTGTCTCCTGCATCCTCCTTTCTACCGCCCGTCGGAGTCCTGGCTCCAGCAGCCCACTCAGGGCCTCATCTCCCGGGCTCTACATCCCGCCTGTAGATGGGGCGCAGCCACACCCCAAGCCCGCTCACTCTTGGTGATGGCTGCGGTCAGCGTGGTCTTGCCGTGGTCCACATGGCCGATGGTACCCACGTTCACATGGGGCTTGTCGCGCACATAGGTCTTCTTGGCCTCCACAGCCAGGCCGCGGCACAAGAGGGACAGCGCCGGGGACTTCGGCGGCCGCAATAGACCCTGCAGTAGTGGAGTGACGCCGGCGCCGAGACCTGCAGAGGCAGACTTGGGGTCAGAGAGCGGGCTCCAGCCGTCCCCCACGTTCCCCCCGGGCTGCTATCGCCCTCCTCGTTCTCTCACCGCGGAAACAGGGCGTCGCGCGCAGCAGGGTCGTGGCCGCCATTGCGGTCGTGCTCGCGCCTCGGGAACCGGGACCCCGCGCGTGCCAAAATGAAAGGGCGATTGCAGCTGGAGGTAACTTCCGGCGGGAGTGAGGGCCAGGAGGGCGAGGCTGGGCACCTCTAGCCACCAGTTTCTATGGTCGCCTCGCCGGCAGAGGGGCGACGCAGTTCTCTCCGGGGCCTTGTGGGGCGTCCCATGATGCACCAGCGCTCCGAGGCATCCTGGGCGTTGTAGTCCACAGCTCGGCGGGCGGGAACGGCGCTTGGAGTCGGGGTTAGGTAGAGCCGCGTCTCGGCGGAGAGAGACCTCCAACCCCTGTAGTCCAGATCGCTGCGCTGGGTGTGCGGGAGATCAGGCTCCCTCCGTGCGGCTGCTAGAGATAGGGCCAGGCCCCCGGCTTCTTTCGGACGTGGGGATCAAGTCTGAGCTCTCTCTCCGCTGAGGCcttgttttcttatctgtaaggtGGATATAACAGCATCCACTTCATGGGAGGATGCTTACTTCTGGCCCTGAGAGGAAATGAGCCGTTCTGAAGACAGGAACGGGGACCTGGGGTTTCCAGGTCGTACAATTCCTTCCCCTCAAATAGCTACCCCCTGGCTCACAACTCGCCTGAACTGCCTAGTTTCACAAGCCAGAGGCCCCAAGGCAGAGTTTTGTTGTGCACCCCTGTAGCCCCTCAGCGGCCTAGAGAGATATTTCCTGATATCcgcgcctcccccacccccctcaattTTAAAGATGGCACCGAGGGTGAGGGACTAGCCCAAGGTTAGCGTGAGTCTTGTTCCTGGCTGTGTCTCCAGCACCTAACACAGGACGGGGCATGGAGTGAGTGCTCAGTGTTGActgaatgaataataaataacCTTTAACTTTCACATCCATCGTCTCATCACAGCTTCCCGACATAACCCCAAGATAATAACAGCTGCTGTTAAACCTTGATTAAGCTTCTGAAACTCACCAGAGCCTATGACTGTATTCACAGTGATTGTTTCAGATAGATTCAGCGGAGTCTGGGCACAAAGAGGGAAACCATATTTAAAACACTTCTCTCCCCCTTTCTTAAGCTCAGAGGAGTTTGGACAACTCTGAACTAGAGCTTCTTATGCATGAAGTGTTGTGCAAATGCTTCATATTTGTTCACAATCACTGCCTccagtgccaccctgtgtggtaGGATCTatgattttccccattttacaggttagAAAACCAAGGATCAGGCAGATTAAGGAACCTAACACAGCAAAACCTCCAAAACATGTGCACTTAATCCCTGTGCTGTACTATCATTTTACAGACAGGCTCAGATAAATTGAGGGAACTGCCAAGACTTCTCTCCTCCTGATCTGCCAATCCATCAGCTCTTTTTAGAAAGGGTTGGTACAATATCCAAGTGTCCTCTTTGTTCTACCCTTTCACCTCTGTCACACCATTCCTGGGATTTTACACTAAGATTCTATTGGCCATTAGTGGGTTGCAAGTTCTTTTGGGGAGGTATGTGAACGAATGGTTTCTTTTTTAGTGATActgtatttattttcttacacACCAcctccacatacacacacaccggTTTTcttacactcactgtctgctctctgtgtccatttgctgtgtgttcttttatgtctgcttatcctctctttaggcagcaccgatcctgggaacttccagagtaggagagaggtgctcaatctcttgtgccacttcagttccctggtctgctgcatctcttcctgggaacttctggagtaagagagaggcactca
Above is a window of Dasypus novemcinctus isolate mDasNov1 chromosome 23, mDasNov1.1.hap2, whole genome shotgun sequence DNA encoding:
- the ATXN2L gene encoding ataxin-2-like protein isoform X18; the encoded protein is MLHFLTAVVGSTCDVKVKNGTTYEGIFKTLSSKFELAVDAVHRKASEPAGGPRREDIVDTMVFKPSDVMLVHFRNVDFNYATKDKFTDSAIAMNSKVNGEHKEKVLQRWEGGDSNSDDYDLESDMSNGWDPNEMFKFNEENYGVKTTYDSSLSSYTVPLEKDNSEEFRQRELRAAQLAREIESSPQYRLRIAMENDDGRTEEEKHSAVQRQGSGRESPSLASREGKYIPLPQRVREGPRGGVRCSSSRGGRPGLSALPPRGPHHLDNSSPGPGSEARGINGGPSRMSPKAQRPLRGAKTLSSPSSRPSGETSVPPPPAVGRMYPPRSPKSATPAPISASCPEPPIGSAVPTSSASIPVTSSVVDPGVGSISPASPKISLAPTDVKDLPTKEPGRTLEPQELARITGKVPGLQNEQKRFQLEELRKFGAQFKLQPSSSPETSLDPFPPRILKEEAKGKEKEVDGLLTSEPIGSPVSPKTESVSDKEEKPPLPPTGASEGPEQPPPPCPSQAGSPPVGLIKGDDKDEGPVAEQVKKSTLNPNAKEFNPTKPLLSVNKSTSTPTSPGPRTHSTPSIPVLTAGQSGLYSPQYISYIPQIHMGPAVQAPQMYPYPVSNSVPGQQGKYRGAKGSLPPQRSDQHQPASAPPMMQAAAAAGPPLVAATPYSSYIPYNPQQFPGQPAMMQPMAHYPSQPVFAPMLQSNPRMLTSGSHPQAIVSSSTPQYPSAEQPTPQALYATVHQSYPHHATQLHAHQPQPATTPTGSQPQSQHAAPSPVQHQAGQAPHLGSGQPQQNLYHPGALTGTPPSLPPGPSAQSPQSSFPQPAAVYAIHPHQQLPHGFTNMAHVTQAHVQTGITAAPPPHPGAPHPPQVMLLHPPQSHGGPPQGAVPQSGVPALSASTPSPYPYIGHPQGEQPGQAPGFPGGADDRILCRVGRSHSRRRQGLAPGSVLCFPPSSLSCDPAAPLPTASPALSDPDCLLT
- the ATXN2L gene encoding ataxin-2-like protein isoform X8; protein product: MLKPQPPQQPAQPQQPPPTQQAVARRPPGGTSPPNGGLPGPLASGAAPPGPPAAASPCLGPAAAAGSGLRRGAEGILTPQPPPQHPERSGATALGSARGQSTGKGPPQSPVFEGVYNNSRMLHFLTAVVGSTCDVKVKNGTTYEGIFKTLSSKFELAVDAVHRKASEPAGGPRREDIVDTMVFKPSDVMLVHFRNVDFNYATKDKFTDSAIAMNSKVNGEHKEKVLQRWEGGDSNSDDYDLESDMSNGWDPNEMFKFNEENYGVKTTYDSSLSSYTVPLEKDNSEEFRQRELRAAQLAREIESSPQYRLRIAMENDDGRTEEEKHSAVQRQGSGRESPSLASREGKYIPLPQRVREGPRGGVRCSSSRGGRPGLSALPPRGPHHLDNSSPGPGSEARGINGGPSRMSPKAQRPLRGAKTLSSPSSRPSGETSVPPPPAVGRMYPPRSPKSATPAPISASCPEPPIGSAVPTSSASIPVTSSVVDPGVGSISPASPKISLAPTDVKDLPTKEPGRTLEPQELARITGKVPGLQNEQKRFQLEELRKFGAQFKLQPSSSPETSLDPFPPRILKEEAKGKEKEVDGLLTSEPIGSPVSPKTESVSDKEEKPPLPPTGASEGPEQPPPPCPSQAGSPPVGLIKGDDKDEGPVAEQVKKSTLNPNAKEFNPTKPLLSVNKSTSTPTSPGPRTHSTPSIPVLTAGQSGLYSPQYISYIPQIHMGPAVQAPQMYPYPVSNSVPGQQGKYRGAKGSLPPQRSDQHQPASAPPMMQAAAAAGPPLVAATPYSSYIPYNPQQFPGQPAMMQPMAHYPSQPVFAPMLQSNPRMLTSGSHPQAIVSSSTPQYPSAEQPTPQALYATVHQSYPHHATQLHAHQPQPATTPTGSQPQSQHAAPSPVQHQAGQAPHLGSGQPQQNLYHPGALTGTPPSLPPGPSAQSPQSSFPQPAAVYAIHPHQQLPHGFTNMAHVTQAHVQTGITAAPPPHPGAPHPPQVMLLHPPQSHGGPPQGAVPQSGVPALSASTPSPYPYIGHPQGEQPGQAPGFPGGADDRILQSHPSQQLPFHPPGN